Within the Bacteroidota bacterium genome, the region AAGTGCTGAATGTTCAATATAAGGCACTTGAGACGAAACAGGCTCAGTTTATTCTTGATTTTATGGCAAATAACCCTTCATCGCTTGCCATTCTATTCCTTACCGACAGGCTGCCTGTCGACGAAAATTATGATGCCTATAAAAAAGTAGATGCCGCACTTTTTGCCAAATATCCGGATAACATTTTTGTAAGCAGCCTGCATGATAAAATACAATCAACAGGTCTTTTGTTTATCGGCGCCGTGGCACCCGAAATCAATCAACCCGATACCAATGGAAAAATGATTGCGCTCAGCTCTTTACGAGGCAATATAGTAGTAATTGACTTTTGGGCATCTTGGTGCGGACCGTGCCGCAAAGAAAACCCAAACATGGTTAAATTATATGCAGCATTTCACTCTAAAGGTTTTGAAATATTCAGCGTATCGCTGGATAAAGCAAAGCCCGCATGGGTATCGGCAATTAAAGCAGATAAACTCACCTGGACACATGTCAGCGATTTAAAATACTGGAATTCCGAAGCCGCAAAAACGTATTCTGTACAATCCATTCCAGCCACCTTTTTACTGGACAGAGAAGGGAAAATAGTTGCTAAGAATCTTCGGGGCGAAGATTTATACAATAAAGTTCAGGAGCTGATAAACGCTAATCAGAAAAAATAATACGCGGCAAACAGCAGGCGTATATTTGATACAGCTTTGATATCGCTTACCTCACCCAAACTGTTGATTTTATTTCCATAGGCCGCTGAAGTGTAATCACCTTCAAGCGCAAAGCGGGTCTTGCCCGAAATAAACACAACTCGCGGCGAAACGCGGTAAACATAAGCCAGATTCCTGCCACGTCCAAAATAAGATGATTCGGATGTCCAGTTCTGGATATTTTGCAGTGAGCCCATATTTTTTGAATACCCGCCAAACAAACCGAACTGAATCTTACTACCGTTGGTCATTAATTCAACCCATGCTGCAAGTGTATTGAGCGGTGTGTAACTGCGGAGGTCTTTTTTCAGGATTGCCGTATCCGTAGTATACTTGATTGCATAGCCGCCAATCATGCTGAGATCGTAAAGGTTTTGGCCATAAACAGCCGCCGCTTTAACAGTAAGCGGTTTCGTTTTGTATTTGATGAAAAATTCAGAAGCCAGACTGTTCACCGTTTCCGAAGTTTTATAATTGCTGTCGCTGACAAGGCGCGGCGTAAGTGATTTGTATTCGCCGGCAAGGCCTATGAGAAATTCGCTTCCGTTGGCATCATTTTTTGTACCGTACTGAATCCTCAGGGCGGCTTCGGGGATGGCTGAATTTCGCAGCGAAAGCGATCCGCCGGGGCTTGTAAAATCGCGTTGCGACATCGCGGCAAGCGCAATTTTAAATTTGCCCAATGATTGGGTAAGCCTTACTTGCGGGTTGCGTGCAAACGGCTGATAGGGCGCGCCTGTATTCACATTAATAACTTCCGGGTAACATTCTGGATTCATGAAAACATGCCATGTCTGACCCATTAACAATTCTGTTGTCTTCCAATTGAGTTTTACATAAGCATGACGCAAACGGAAACCGTTGGTATTGGCGTCTTGAGTCCCAAAAAATTCGCCTTCAATCA harbors:
- a CDS encoding TlpA disulfide reductase family protein translates to MKTICRIFVIFMLLSISVTAIAQTVAPNVTIDVVIKNNRFNSASLYQMGQQNTILTQQQIDTTGKFTLLATIVKTDFFKLQLDQNNSIMMVLQPGEKIKITADGTDLASSIVIKGSPITEVVRQNERQLNRFKTQMDSLNNVYQMNIGSPKIDSLLKVLNVQYKALETKQAQFILDFMANNPSSLAILFLTDRLPVDENYDAYKKVDAALFAKYPDNIFVSSLHDKIQSTGLLFIGAVAPEINQPDTNGKMIALSSLRGNIVVIDFWASWCGPCRKENPNMVKLYAAFHSKGFEIFSVSLDKAKPAWVSAIKADKLTWTHVSDLKYWNSEAAKTYSVQSIPATFLLDREGKIVAKNLRGEDLYNKVQELINANQKK